From Roseofilum reptotaenium CS-1145, a single genomic window includes:
- a CDS encoding response regulator produces the protein MTNLDQVHRILMIEDNSAHVRLIQEGFKQITRPYQIRSVDNGVDAIAYLRSEPPFTERLLPDLVLLDLNLPRKNGREVLAEIKTDPKLKHIPILILSTSQRPEDIQESYQLHANCYLHKPSNLKQLFHLVEQIETFWFRTVSLPLT, from the coding sequence ATGACTAATTTGGATCAAGTTCATCGGATTTTAATGATCGAGGATAATTCTGCCCATGTGCGTTTAATTCAAGAAGGGTTTAAACAAATTACTCGGCCGTATCAGATTCGATCGGTAGATAATGGAGTAGATGCGATCGCCTATTTACGTTCTGAACCTCCATTTACAGAACGTCTTCTCCCCGATCTGGTATTGCTTGACTTAAATTTACCTCGCAAAAATGGTCGAGAAGTGCTAGCAGAAATTAAAACTGATCCTAAACTGAAACATATCCCTATTTTGATTTTAAGTACATCTCAACGGCCAGAAGATATCCAAGAAAGCTACCAGTTACATGCCAATTGTTATCTTCATAAACCCAGTAATCTGAAACAACTTTTTCATCTCGTTGAACAAATTGAAACGTTTTGGTTTCGCACTGTTTCCCTTCCTCTGACTTGA
- a CDS encoding EAL domain-containing protein: MEDPLVQIQILLIEDNRAEARLLQERLKQAPSMEVELTHVSRLSEALNQLEEQVFKIILLDLSLPDAQGLESLNPLMEKVPDVPIIVLTNNTDSALAVEAVRQGAQDYLIKRQLNTELLTRSLRYAIERKQSSDALRKANETLEQRVIQRTTDLVQANLRLKQEISDRQNLEEALQQEKELAQITLNSIGDAVIVTNVNHQIESLNPVAEKLMGLSSYATQGRSVSEIFSNSDIKQKPIEILIHQCLATGKIVKVSNYALYFKSDRQHYIIELCIAPIRLKGNLLVGTVIVCRDVTSARNLAHQLSWQASHDPLTGLINRREFEQCLKAALEETHQLNQQHILCYLDLDQFKIVNDTCGHSAGDQLLRQITGILQSNIRKTDTFGRLGGDEFGLLLHYCSVNEGQKVAQKIIETIQSFRFVWEDKLFTIGVSIGLVPIDRSIENEHIALSAADTAMYAAKEGGRNRIHIYQIEDREVVKRQGDMQWVARINRALEENQFCLYIQQIVPLNSRSNTRPFGELFIRMIDGKGTLIPPMAFLPAAERYDLMPEIDRWVIRNLFKQLSEQIGQGSGVQYNRFLKPIYLVNLSGASFNDVSFLKFLKEQFWLYHIPPSLIGFEITETVAITHLNQAVRFITELKELGCQFALDDFGSGMSSFTYLKQLPIDYLKIDGTFIKSLIEDRVNRVMVESIQRIAQVMGLKTIAESIENEEILAEVKALGINYAQGYGIHKPHRFTLEKKLELMYRALPG; encoded by the coding sequence GTGGAAGACCCCTTAGTTCAGATTCAGATCCTTTTAATTGAAGACAATCGTGCCGAAGCTCGTCTATTACAAGAGCGTTTGAAACAAGCGCCCTCTATGGAGGTTGAGCTTACCCATGTGAGTCGGTTATCAGAAGCTCTCAATCAACTAGAAGAGCAGGTGTTTAAGATAATCTTGCTGGATTTGAGTTTACCAGATGCTCAAGGACTAGAGTCCCTAAATCCTCTGATGGAGAAAGTACCAGATGTACCGATTATTGTATTAACCAATAATACAGATAGTGCCTTAGCGGTAGAAGCGGTACGTCAAGGGGCACAGGATTATTTGATCAAACGACAGTTAAATACGGAGTTGCTGACACGATCATTGCGCTACGCGATTGAACGGAAACAATCCTCTGATGCTCTGCGAAAAGCAAACGAAACTTTAGAACAGCGAGTGATTCAGCGTACGACTGATTTGGTGCAAGCCAATCTACGCCTGAAACAAGAAATTAGCGATCGCCAGAACCTTGAAGAAGCCCTTCAGCAAGAAAAAGAACTGGCTCAAATCACGCTTAATTCTATCGGTGATGCAGTGATTGTCACCAATGTCAATCACCAAATTGAATCTCTCAACCCAGTCGCAGAAAAACTGATGGGTTTAAGCAGTTATGCGACTCAAGGCAGATCGGTTAGTGAAATTTTCTCTAACAGCGATATTAAGCAAAAACCGATTGAAATCTTGATTCATCAATGCCTGGCGACAGGAAAAATTGTTAAAGTCTCGAACTACGCCCTGTACTTTAAGAGCGATCGCCAACATTATATTATTGAACTGTGCATTGCGCCCATTCGCTTAAAGGGTAATCTCCTGGTGGGAACCGTGATTGTTTGCCGAGATGTCACTTCAGCCCGTAACCTCGCCCATCAACTCTCTTGGCAAGCAAGCCACGATCCCCTCACCGGTTTAATTAATCGCCGAGAATTTGAGCAATGCCTCAAAGCTGCTCTTGAGGAAACTCATCAATTGAATCAACAGCATATTTTATGCTATTTAGACTTAGATCAATTCAAAATTGTTAATGATACCTGTGGCCATTCTGCTGGAGATCAACTCCTGCGTCAAATCACTGGTATTCTACAAAGTAATATTCGCAAAACCGATACCTTTGGTCGTCTAGGCGGAGATGAATTTGGATTATTATTGCATTATTGTTCCGTGAATGAAGGACAGAAAGTTGCGCAAAAAATCATTGAAACCATTCAAAGTTTTCGCTTCGTTTGGGAAGATAAACTCTTTACGATAGGAGTTAGTATTGGCTTAGTCCCGATCGATCGATCCATTGAAAATGAACATATTGCCCTGAGTGCCGCTGATACGGCTATGTATGCGGCTAAAGAAGGGGGACGCAACCGAATTCATATTTACCAAATCGAAGATCGAGAAGTGGTGAAACGGCAAGGCGATATGCAATGGGTTGCTCGCATTAATCGTGCCCTAGAAGAGAATCAGTTTTGTTTGTATATCCAACAAATTGTTCCTCTAAATTCCAGGTCTAACACTCGACCTTTTGGCGAACTGTTTATTCGGATGATTGATGGCAAGGGAACTCTTATCCCTCCCATGGCTTTTCTACCAGCGGCTGAACGTTACGATCTGATGCCAGAAATCGATCGATGGGTGATTCGCAATCTATTTAAACAGTTATCTGAGCAGATTGGTCAAGGATCGGGGGTTCAATATAATCGATTCTTGAAGCCAATTTATTTGGTTAATTTATCGGGGGCAAGTTTTAATGACGTTTCGTTTTTAAAGTTCCTCAAAGAACAATTTTGGTTATATCATATTCCCCCCTCTCTAATTGGGTTTGAAATCACTGAAACGGTTGCCATTACGCACTTAAATCAGGCAGTCAGGTTTATTACGGAGTTAAAAGAATTGGGATGTCAATTTGCTTTGGATGATTTTGGCAGTGGCATGTCCTCGTTTACTTATTTGAAACAATTGCCGATTGATTACTTAAAGATTGATGGAACGTTTATTAAGAGTTTAATCGAGGATCGAGTCAATCGGGTGATGGTGGAATCAATTCAGCGCATTGCTCAAGTGATGGGTTTAAAGACGATTGCTGAATCCATTGAAAATGAAGAAATTTTAGCGGAAGTGAAAGCCTTGGGTATTAACTATGCTCAGGGTTATGGAATTCATAAACCCCACCGGTTTACCCTAGAAAAAAAGTTGGAATTGATGTATAGGGCTTTGCCTGGGTAA
- a CDS encoding GNAT family N-acetyltransferase — MNYSHRLATLEDAEKIALLWAEFAAERQEIDPSMRVKPNFDFNAYIRHQLAKPLTYAWVLEVEEAIAGCLIIYFYDEAPPPELPETLAVDQDLESPFISRRVASVLGLYVKPEHRQPEARSSLAKMAIAKAEELNVTDIDWLISADQSGIQALLKHSGFTQAAVQFTKHYQLAPHTELPRLHPPYPEMDTPPPPHPDAIPLRDTATGDLICDRQGDPVFIFPLTNASGELIKTGSGLPIYPTPLRDPQTQEFVFDPDGNLATCPVVRDSRGNIVEYQGIAQFHPPVYQIVNGKLYLQKNESGEFVFCDTEKNERGELVRSPSGMPIFKKDLVT, encoded by the coding sequence ATGAATTATAGCCATCGATTGGCGACTCTAGAGGATGCAGAGAAAATTGCCCTCCTATGGGCGGAATTTGCCGCAGAGCGCCAAGAAATTGACCCGTCTATGCGGGTAAAACCAAATTTTGACTTTAATGCTTATATTCGCCATCAATTGGCTAAACCGCTCACCTATGCCTGGGTTTTGGAGGTTGAAGAGGCGATCGCCGGTTGCTTGATTATTTATTTCTATGATGAAGCTCCTCCTCCAGAGCTACCGGAGACTTTGGCGGTGGATCAAGATTTAGAGAGTCCGTTTATTTCCCGTCGGGTAGCTTCTGTGTTGGGGTTGTATGTGAAACCGGAACATCGGCAACCGGAAGCCCGATCGAGTTTAGCAAAAATGGCGATCGCCAAAGCCGAAGAACTCAACGTTACTGATATCGACTGGCTCATCAGCGCCGATCAAAGCGGTATTCAAGCCTTGCTCAAACACTCTGGATTTACCCAAGCTGCCGTCCAATTTACCAAACATTATCAACTTGCTCCCCATACCGAACTGCCTCGACTGCATCCCCCCTATCCGGAAATGGATACTCCTCCACCTCCCCATCCAGATGCTATTCCCCTACGAGATACCGCCACTGGGGATTTAATTTGCGATCGCCAGGGCGATCCCGTCTTTATCTTTCCCTTAACCAATGCATCGGGAGAATTAATTAAAACCGGCTCCGGATTACCCATTTATCCTACCCCCTTACGCGATCCACAAACCCAAGAATTTGTCTTTGATCCAGACGGAAATCTCGCCACTTGTCCCGTCGTTCGCGACTCTAGAGGCAACATTGTCGAATATCAAGGCATCGCCCAATTTCATCCTCCTGTGTACCAAATTGTCAATGGCAAACTCTATTTGCAGAAAAATGAGTCAGGAGAATTCGTTTTTTGTGATACAGAGAAAAATGAACGGGGTGAATTAGTGCGATCGCCTTCAGGAATGCCCATATTCAAAAAGGATTTGGTCACCTAA